The proteins below are encoded in one region of Rana temporaria chromosome 2, aRanTem1.1, whole genome shotgun sequence:
- the LOC120928179 gene encoding olfactory receptor 1G1-like, with the protein MEKVNLTSGFILLGFSDFQYNHAVLFSAILAIYTLTWAANFLLLSSIKLSQQLHTPMYFFLGNLSVVDITFSTVTVPKLLSCILHGATSISFLGCFLQMYFFVFLGTTEIFLLSAMAFDRYLAICIPLNYILLMNDKVMVILVSTSWVAASLHSLLHTYNLSHLTYCEDRLIHHFFCDVTPLIKLSCSSTSLAELLIFTEGSTVVIIPLLFILISYVLIGWAIMKMETRSSRSKAFSSCSSHLMVICLFYGTDIFIYFRPSDYSSQYDRIVSMAYTIITPMLNPFIYSLRNQGVKQALKKLFVQ; encoded by the coding sequence ATATACACACTGACCTGGGCTGCTAACTTTCTTTTACTAAGTTCTATTAAACTTTCTCAGCAGTTGCACACGCCAATGTACTTTTTCTTAGGGAACCTGTCAGTAGTGGACATCACTTTCTCCACAGTGACGGTTCCCAAGCTTCTCTCCTGCATTCTTCATGGAGCAACTTCCATCTCCTTCCTTGGCTGTTTCCTACAGATGTACTTCTTCGTGTTTCTTGGCACCACTGAGATTTTTCTTCTGTCAGCCATGGCATTTGATCGATATTTGGCTATTTGTATTCCCTTAAACTACATACTGTTAATGAATGATAAGGTAATGGTCATTCTGGTTAGTACCAGCTGGGTGGCAGCTTCTCTACATTCATTATTGCACACTTATAATCTATCACATTTAACGTACTGTGAGGACAGACTGATCCACCACTTCTTCTGTGACGTGACCCCCCTCATCAAACTGTCCTGCTCCAGTACTTCACTAGCTGAGCTCCTAATATTCACTGAAGGTTCTACGGTTGTCATTATTCCGTTACTTTTCATACTCATCTCCTATGTGCTCATTGGATGGGCTATAATGAAAATGGAAACTAGGAGCAGCCGGAGCAAAGCCTTTTCCTCCTGTTCTTCTCATCTTATGGTCATTTGTCTGTTCTATGGTACTGACATTTTCATTTACTTCCGCCCCTCAGACTACTCCTCCCAGTATGATCGCATTGTTAGCATGGCTTACACCATCATCACACCTATGCTGAATCCTTTCATATACAGCCTAAGGAACCAAGGTGTCAAACAGGCTCTGAAGAAACTCTTCGTGCAATGA